The stretch of DNA agcatcacCACAATGCAATGACTGAAATAGGttaaacaaaaaagataaaagaaacaattgTTAGAAGTGGAAAAGCAATGTCCATAACACACTAACTCTGTGACTAATAGGAGGAAAGGAGGAAGTTAACCTCAGAACCAATGCACTTGCAATACAGTAGATTCCCCTAAAGGCACACCATGGGATATGTGTCGTGGTTAAACCAGGTGACAGATCAGTATATAGTCTCACCCAACCCCAAAAGAAATAGTTCTTCTGATTGGGTTCTGCAtattttacatctaccaaatttccCTTTCAAAGCTTTGGTCAATCATATCTATGATGGATGATATTTGCTCAAGATTCCAGACTATGAGCTTGAACCTGAAATTGCATAGTTTAAAGTGAAgattttaaccacacaaccatgtcttcACCCATTTTTGAAACACAATTAAATGACTGTTTAAGTTATGACTAGAATAGTGTTAATTAAAGTTAATTCTAATAACTTTCATTAACATTTTTTCTAGTGTATATTTAAATCTTTTGATGTGGAACAGATTGTTATTTTTGCAATCTGCCTAGTATTAAGCCACCTGtgttttcattgataaatatagCAAAATTTGATTGTGTAATATTATAAACAACTACACAAATTATTTTTGTGCTTAGGAAATATAATATGTTTGCAGCTTAACTCCTGATGGAAATATGTTCTAGAAGCTAAAGCATATGGTTGACATAGAAGAGATATTTACAGAACCATAATcatcacagttctatatttaagggatgaggaattatgtacattatttacattatttacattcgacggatatttctcctcattttgtttgttgttaacacaacgtttcggctgatacaccgtccagccttcttcagaggtcttggggaaatttcaaacctggtttctcattcctaaggtatttttcgatgttgttgttattattattattattattattagtgttcaggtcactgcttgaaatcgaatgggaatcttggggttagtagcctgcgcacTTAACCACTACTGCATATGCCCGTGGTATATAGCGTAGTGACATAATCATCATACTCATAAAAATGTTTATTAACTACATTAATACATAGCCATATTTGCAACATTAAACTGTCATTACTACTAGAGGGATGACTGGAAAATTAAgacatcaattttattttattttattttattttatttatttgtgtaaaatAGAAGATTGTATGATTGCATGAACTGAAAGTTGATGCTGAAGAGAATTAAGTGGATAATATATATCTCTAAGATTTGAACTAgcaaggaaatatattttttttattatagtttaaccttttagcatttagattgGCCATACCCAGCCCAAGCTATTCAAACTaaccagattcagcctctcacacctacccttcaatgtcattctaaaagcaatcacatcattgaaatttcaaaccaGTGAGATAATGTGtaattaattccaaacaatgttcataaataagtattacatttgacagaataatccgaATGTTGAAGAGTTAAGGACAGTTTTATGTCCCATTTAGGGCACTAAAGATTATCTACTGTGATAAAATGGGTACCAGAAAGCTCAATATTATCAACtaggaaattttaattaatcaaaattataCCCTTTGTGGTGAGAAGAATCTATCATAATAGGAAAGAAGGGTTTTGCTCATGACCCTTTGCAAGGCCTCCAAAAtggtggatgaggaggaggaaggttTCTTCAAACCAGAAACCTGACTGAAATGCTTGCATCAAAATGGGCTCCACTAAAAGCAACCATTGTGTTAAATGGTAGTGTTAAACTGTGTGATGGATTAATAATACTACAAAACAACCTATCCAATGTTCAAATGTTTCCATCagtctgttttgtgtgtgtgtgggtgggggggtcAGTTCCTTATTTATCAAACTTGGAAAAATGAGAAGCAAAGTTCAcattagcagaatttgaaatgaTAATGTAAGGTGCCAAATACCACAATGCATTCTGTCTGCTCTAACGACATTACCAATTTCCTGCCTACAGAAGAGTAACATTAGTGATATACTTACAGTTATGCTGAAAATGTATgccaacaattataataattaaaattttctaatttaatttattgtaGAAAGGAGAACGTTAGATTTTAACTACTGTCTAATGATGAAGTTTATTTAGATATTAGTTTTTTTAACTGGCATAGCACTTAAGTAAAGATTAAGAAGACAGAAGCATGACTATACTGATAAAGATAAGACTCTCTCTCCACCACCACATTCCATATTTAATCAACTGTAATTAATTAACTGAAGTTTTAGGGTTGTCTCCTTAACCTTTCCTTGACCTTGTGGTTTAAGGTACATTCCCTAATGCATGGTCtctggctgaccaatgctttgagtGTGAGactggtaggtggaaactgcaagaagcccacagacatatgcacacacggacacacacacacacacacatgcacatacacatacactcacatacacagacacatggatacttatacaacaggcttctatcagtttctgtctaccaaatctattcacaaggctttgtgtcttctactatagccctaggctacTGATCccaaagccacatggttgcaaagcaaacttttaaACTATTCGGCTATATACCTGCACCTTCAGACATGTCTGCAtttatgttaatgttattattatggcAAATTATCAGAATCATTATGACACTGAAAAAATTatgccttgtacttattccagatgttgtttttttttatgttctaagttcaaatcctggagaggaactttgcctttcatccttttggggttgataaagtgcCAGTCAGGTACTGAAACTGATGTACTTGACTAACCCTGTCACCCTAAAATAGATGGCTTTGTGCAAAAGAATTTGAaacagattattattactattattattattgtcctctcatcctttcaagatcaaagaaaaaaaagcatcagtcgagtattggggtcgatgtagttgactgtTCCCCTCCCccagtttcaggccttgtgcctatagaaaggagctggcagagtcgttagcatggcaggcaaaatgtttagcagtattttgtcagttgcaatgttctgagttcaaattctgctgaggtcaactttgcctttcattctttcgggatcaaatggtgggttaatgtaatcaactagtcccctcccttcaaattttaggccttgtgtgcctgtagtagaaaggattattattgttgttgttattattgtcattatttttctattttccctttcatccttctaaggtcaataaaatgaagtaccagccaAGTGCTAGGGTTGGTGCTACTGATTAAGCCCTTCCCCTCAATATTGCTGGCCATGCCCCTAaatcagaagccattattattattatcattttttttaatgaaaactcacaacttattttgctgagtatgatggaaagtatcagctgtccacagccagcagactaaggtgacactttttaactggtcatgcttcaagaaccttgcacagaattcttgcagttccaaagcatattttattgtgtttggggagaatcattctgttttaataccttattaattaacacactcaacggttcaatttccactcatttacattttatttttttgatttccactcatttacttatttattctttctggaaaaaataaataagtaaatgagaggaaatcgaaccagtgagtgtgttaattaataaggcattaaaacagaatgactctccccagacacaataaattattattcttattatgcaAATTTTGCCAAAACCCACTAGCCTGCCAAGTTATTGTTCAGATAGCTTTAGTATCTCTATGGAAACACTGTTGAGTGTATATAATTTACAACTATTGATGGCATTCgtgatttatttaattttgaagttTTTATTACAGTCAAGTGATACAAAGAGATTGCTAATTGGGATTGTTAattattctttgaaatatttattgccaAAATATTTGTCTGTTTTTAAGGATTTCAAGAGCCAACAGTTAAGAATAGAAATCAAAATTGCAtgcactctactactactactactactactactactactactactactactaccactactactactactactactactactcagcaTATTTGACAatcataattcatttttatttccagGAAACAGAGAGAGTCTGTTTGACTCCAGTTATGGTGAAGATCTCTTCAAGAGGTGGGAGATACGTCTCTATGGTGAAAGTTACAGTCGCCCTGAAAGACATAGTCCCCAAAGATCCCCTGAAAGGGAAAGAAGGTACAGATCATCAAGTCAGGAATCGGACAGACACTCCAGATATAGCAGATATTCGGAGAGTCCTTACAACAGGTACCCTAGCTATGGCGGTGGTTCCAAAGAACGCTACAGCAGATATGACCGATTCCGAAGGTCAGAGTCATATGATCTATCCCAAAGGTCAGAGTCACATGACCAATATAGACGGTCAGAGTCATTTGACCTTGGCTCCGATTACGACGCCAGGTATGATGATAATTTTAGACGAAACCTAAGAAGAAGAACTAGTGATAGTGACTATTCAATAGACACAGATGATGAAACTAAACCCTGGTCAATGAGAGGCAGACACCATGAAAAGCGAGAGGAAAAATATTCCAAGGAAACTACTGATCCTACATCACCAAGACCATATGATGAGCTGGACAGTACTTCAAGAACTACGAGAGAAACTTTAGAGCAAAAGTTACAAGTGAAGGAGACAAAGAGGATTTCTGATAAGTCTATTGAATCTGTGGAAGAGAAGTATAGTGCTTTGACAAAATCCCTTTTTGCTGATTCTGCTGGTTCTAAAGAAACTACAACTGACAGGACAGAATATATTAGTAGCtcaaaagaatataaaacagataGTATTGGTATGGAGGAAGATAAGAAACTAGAATTTCAGGATGTCTCTTATGATTCAAGTCATCAAAAATACAAGCTATCATATGAAACGGAGAGTTCGGATGTTTTTGTAGACACAGAAGTTCCCACTAAGAAAGTAACAGAGACACCTGAGAAGGTAACTGATGTTCCCACTGAAGTCCCTGAGAAAGCAGCTGATATACCAGTTGAAGTACCTGAGAAAGTAGTTGATGTTCCTGCAGATGTACCTGAAAAAATAGTTgatatttctgttgaagtacCTGAAAAAGTAGCTGATATACCCATAGAAGTACCTGAGAAAGTAGCTGATATACCTGTTGAAGTACCTGAAAAAATAGTTgatatttctgttgaagtacCTGAAAAAGTAGCTGATATACCCACAGAAGTACCTGAGAAAGTAGCTGATATACCTGTTGAAGTACCTGAAAAAATAGTTgatatttctgttgaagtacCTGAAAAAATTGTTGATATTCCCACAGAGATCCCTGAGAAAGTAGCTGATGTTCCCACTGAAGAACCTGAGAAAATAGttgatatttcttttgaaatacctGAAGCAGTTGCTGAAATTCCTGTAGAGGTACCTGAGAAAGCAGCTGACATTCCTGTTGAGGTGTTTGAGAAAGTCGCTGATGTTCCCACAGAAGAACCTGAAAAAGTTGCTGATGTCCCCACTGAGAAAGCAGCTGAAATTACTGTTGAAGAACCTGAGAAAGCAGttgatatttcttttgaaatacctGAAACAGTAGCTGATATTCCCACAGAGCTACCTGAGAAAGTAACTGATGTTCCTGCTGAAGTACCAGAAAAAGCTCCTGAGGTCTCTACGGATGTAGCAGAGAAGACAGCTGATGCTCCCACCAACATAGCTGAAACTATAACTGATGTTCATGTTGAAGTAAGGGAGGAAATATCAGAGGTCTCTACAGATGTAGCAGAGAAGACAGCCGATGCTCCCACCGACATAGCTGAAACAATAACTGATGTTCATTTTGAAGTGAGTGAGGAAATATCAGAAGTCTCTACAGATGTAGCAGAGAAGGTACATGATACTCCAAGTGATATGCATGAAACAGTATCAGAGGTCATCACGACCGATTCATCTGAGAAGATTACTGATGTTTCCACTGAGATAACTGAGGTGTTTGAGGTTACCACTGAGGTAACTGAAAGAAAATCTGAGATTTCCACTGATATAACTGAAGAGACTACTAGTGTTTCTGCTGATGTAACTGAGTTAGAATCTGATATAGTTGCAGATGTAGCTAACAAGGAACCAGAAACTATTACTGTTATATCAGAGACCATTACAAATGTAATTGAGAAAAGATCCAATATTGACACTGAAGAAACAGGAAAAGAAGTAGATTTTTCCTTTACAGTATCTGAGGAGAATGTACAAGTTGGAGAAAAAGGAGATGTTGGTGTAACTGAAGAAAGGACGGTTGTTGTAGATAAACAAGACCAGGAACAATGTTTTAGCATTGCAGTATCAGATGAAAACGTAAATATTGTTTCTGATGTAACAGAAGGACAGGATGGTAAAGTTCATATGACAACAGAAGACCAAGAAATCACTGTGGAATTTGATAGTGATAAGTTTGGCCAGTTACAGAGTGAAGTAACAGTAGAAGGTGTCAAGGAAAAAACTGAAACAGTCACAGAATCTTATGGTGTAGAAACTGAGGTGAAAACAGAAAAGGTGGACATAATCAGTGGTGAAGGTACTCATATTGAAGTACCTGATACAAAAGATGTCAAAGTAGTCGATGTTCACACCGAAGTACATCAGCAACATGGTGGACTTCTCACTGAAGATGAAGCTAAAGAAGGAGGTGTTCATGAAGAAGTATCTTATCAAAAAACAGAAGTGTATACTGAGAAAGGAGCTGATGGGTCTACTAAAACTACTGAAGTAACATCTACAATAACTGAGAAAGGATCTGAAGGGTCTAGTCAAACAACTGAAGTAATAACCACAACTACTACGAAAACTGTTAAGGGAAAATATGAAAGTTCAGAAATGGAAGGTACTGCAAGTGAAGTCCTCTCCAGTGAAGTACAAGTGGAACAATTTGATGACTCAGTTGAAAAAGAAATACCAAATGGTGCAGAGTCGGTTCTGGTAGAAGTAAAGACTGGATTATCAATAAGCCCTGAAAGACAACAAACATTTAGCTTTGATTTTGTACAAGATGCTCAGGGGGAAATGGAGAGTGTTGCTGGAGCTTCTTCTTCCACAGTAGAACAAAGTTTTACCACAGAAACATTCACAGAAAATGGAACTGAACGTGAAGTTACTTTGTCACATGATAAAGAAGTAATAATTGAAGAATATGAAACCTTTTCAATTCCTcctggccaaaatatttttgtggaaAATAAAAGTCAAATTGAACAACTTTGTGAGTTAAgtgaggagaaaagaaaagaaataattgataGTTCTGAACGGGAATTCAGTTTACTAGAGCAGACACCTGATACTAAGTTAAAGTATACAACTAAGAGTGAACAGGAAAATACTGAATATGGCCAGTGGGACATTTCAGAGAAATTAGTAAAGGATGGAGTAATCAACACTGACGAAGCACTCAATGAGAAATATCAGCAGTTAAATCAGAAAATAGAAGGCAAACAGAAGGATCATGAAATAATTAGTGCTAGTGATGATTCTCTGACATTTGATAATAAGACAGGTGTAGTATCTAGTtcccttgctgctgctgctgttcatgAAGAGAAACTTGATACATCAACAAAAACAGAACTACACCAGTCTGAGGCTACAGGAGAATATAGTAACTATATATCTTCAGATAAAGAGCGTGAAAAACCTCTTATCACCGACTTGCAATCAGATATTGGAAGTAAAAGCGTTACTGAAAGTCAAGAagttgaagaaataaataaacagagaatatCAGAAATAAGTGATATTCATAAAGAAGAAATTTCAAGAAAAGATGTGGAAGATTTTGCTGAATCTTTTGTTCATAAAATTattgaagaagaaatgaaagaaaaatcttCTAGTACTGATTCATCCACATCTAAACTGACCAAAGATTTAAAAACAGAAACTGGACCTTCTGATGGTTTGGCTAAAGACAATGCATTTGAACAAACTGCAACTATTGTCAATGTAGAAcctgatgaagaattaggaaaAGTCGCCAAGGATGTGGAtaagaaactgaaacaagaatataCTGTCGAAATGCCAGTATCACCTGACCAAAGAAACCTCtcagtaaatgaaaatattagcAATGAATCTCAATCAACTTTTAAATATGAAGAAACTAAACTGATGAAGGATGAACGCACAGTTCACACTAGCTCACCTGTTATTGAAGAAATGGTGTCACCATTTGATCAATCAGAAGAAGTGCATCGAGGCATTGTTGAAGAGCCTGATGAAGAACGTGTTGTTTCAAAGAGTAGTAAAAAGGAGAATGTATTTTTCGATACTAATGATTTCGAATTGAGTAACATTTGCCAAGATGTTTCTAAAGATGAAGTCAAAAAAATAACTGACACACCCCAGCCTCCTATAAGCAAAGATTTTTCTGATAACCAAGAATATACAAAACAAGAATTGGATTCAAATAGGGGTGTACAAAAGGAAGAAACAGATTACAAATCTACAGAAGTGAGGGAAAAATTGGAATTCAGAGAATCGCCTAGTGACTCATCGAGTAAAAAGGCTGCTTTTATTCACCATGAGGATAGTTGTGAATTTGGCTTTGATTCAGAGACTGCTTCAACTGACGATGCTGCTGATACACAGTTTTCTAGCTCTAAGAGTAGGTTAATGTATTCCAGGAGGACTGTTCAGTCATCAGATCTTGATAATAAAGGTTATGAAAGATCTTTTGATGAAGTGTCTGGTGTTTCCAGTACGGATGATCTGGAAATGAATGAAGATGCTTCTGCATCTAAATTCTACAGACGAAGAACTTTTCAGAGACAAAATACAGATGATCAACTAGAGGAAGACCAATGCTATACTGAAAGACCTTTTGAATCATGGAGCACTTCTGAACATTATGAAACTGGTAGGAAATCTTACAAACTAGGAGGAAATATTGGAAAAGAAGATTTACCGTCAGAAAGTGATGGAGTATGGACAAGGAAACCAATATTTTCTGAGGATTCCTTATCTTATGTCTCTGAACAGGCAAGTATCTCCAGTGAATCTTTCCGGGGTATTGATACAGAGTCGAATAGAACAAGTTCCTTAGAAAGACAGTTGTCCGAGGATGAAACTTTCTTCCTAAGACAAACTTCTATAGATTCAGATCGACTAAATTACCAGTTTCCTGATGATGTAAATATCTCTCAAAGACAAAAATTTGATCCAGAAGAATTTTTTTATCGGCAAATTTCAGAAGATGCTGCATATGATAAACAGACTTCAAAGGAAAGACATTCTGATCAAAGACAAATTTCAGAAGACACATCTTACCAAAGACAGAGTTCAGAAGATGCGGGTATAAGGAAGAAACAAGAGGTTAAAGATATTGAGCATCAGTCATCTGAAAGTTCTGAGCCTAGTGACAGTCAGACCAGACATCTTCATAGAGAGAGCGAGGATTACAGTGTAGTTACTAAAAAAGAATATGAAgcagatggagaagaagaaattGATGAATCTCACAGAACAAAGCATTTAGATACTGCTGAACAAAGTGTAACTGAAAAatcagaaacaataacaacaactgaaaAATCAGTGAAAGAATCAAGTCAAATTACTACAAGTACAGAATCTAGTGAACACTCAAAAACAACTACCGAGGGCGGCCAGAGTCCTGAACAACAAAGTTCTAGAAAATCCAAAAGTCAATCACCTAGTCAAGTTGTTGCGAGCTCAGAATCTACTGAACGCTCAAAGAAAACTACTGAGGGCAGTCGAAGTCCTGAACAACCAAGTTCCAGAAAATCCAAAAGTCAATCACCCATGCCTCAAGATGCATATCAGATTGAACAGTTATTAAGAGCAGCTCGTATCAAATCACCTACCAtggaagaaatattaaaagacaGGTAAGTCAGTATTTCATGTTGAGAAGTATATCATgtgattttatataaaattatatagaatCTTTGTTAGGAAATATAATGGgatttataattaaacatttttacATAAATTTAATTTGGCTCAAGCAATATATTGGCACATTCTAAAACATAAAATGTATTGACATTGTCTATATGAGATCAGCTAAATCTAAAATTAgtacaatatataatttaaaatatttctattttagaaatatttattcttaaaaggttctaatttattttaaagtatttataaCTTTATTCACTTTTTTAGTTTTCTGCAATTTACATTAGTATTGGgaaaaaatctatttaaaaaaactttaaaaggAAACTATTAACTGTTAAACCAATGTTTTTATGTTGTATTATAGATAATATCCTTAGGCCTCGCAGGAAAAGTCTCTTTAcaacaatattaattttatttgtttctttaataaAAACACTTCATAAAGCTTTCGTACTTTGTTATTAAGCACCAGACATCTCATATCTACAGAGCAATttgttctttttctctgtttttttttttttttttttttttttcacaactatTTTATCTGTAAATTTAAAATTGTAAGGTATATCAGAGGAGAAATATTGAATTAATAGCTGTAAAATCTTATGATGTTAGTATTGAGCAATACACATTTTGACTGATCCTTAGAACTGAAATTAGAAATTAATCTGTTTATATACCATTTATAACAATTTAAACGTTTTTGGCTGTTATCAGACTACTATATTAATACAATGTTCATTCTGGTATAAAAACCCTACAAATTACTCTAATGTTAAGAGATAATTTACAAAGAGGAAGAGAGTGACTGAATAATGAGAGGACGAGCAAGAAGTAATATAAGTAATATTTgctgcaaaatattttatgaaccAGCATGTGAAAGCATCTTGATAtgaagtgtgtttgtttgtgtgtctaagtgtctatatatatgtattactgtatatgtgtgtatatatatatatatatatatatatatgtattactgtatatgtgtgtgtatatatatatatatatatatatatatatatgtatatacacacatatatatatgtaagtatatatgtatatgtgtatatatatacgtgtatatatatatgtatatatatacatatatatatatgcatatacatatatatgtatgtatgtatatatattatatatatatataatatatatatatatatatatatatctatatatatatatacatatatatatatatatatatatatatatgtatatatatgtatgtatatatatctatatctatatttatatatatctatatctatatatctatatatatatatatatgtgtgtatgtatgtatgtatgtatgtatgtatgtatgtatgtatgtatgtatgtatgtatgtatgtatgtatagtcatttCAAGGATGTTTTGTCCTCATTACTGATTAATAAATCCAAAAGTTTCACTGGTTTAATCTCCATTACATTAGAAGAAAATCTCCACAAT from Octopus sinensis linkage group LG2, ASM634580v1, whole genome shotgun sequence encodes:
- the LOC115229254 gene encoding muscle M-line assembly protein unc-89 isoform X3 gives rise to the protein MDYLKRSRPYTSQILSDVNRYKSSHEDITRYRSGHEDINRYKSSHEDITRYRSSHDDSKRYKSSHEDVNRYKSSLEDSNRYKSSLDDTNRYKSGLEDTNKYISSLDDTNRYKSSLEDTSRYKSSLDDTSRYKSNLEDTSRYKSSLNDTSRYKSSLEDTSRYKSSLDDTSRYLSSLDDTSRYKSSLDDTSRYLSSLDDTSRYKSSLDDTSRYLSSLDDTNRYKSSLEDTTRYKSSVEDTTRYKSSHEDISRYKSSNEIASSRRSKVSYSDNVSSMYLTDLDLTDAGSYSSKATNKYGTTHTSSSFDIQGVRHRRKKKEDLETETRFITYDGTQVDPLSPPVILLPLVDEYRNIGESVTFSITVRSQSDVEVTWSHNEDIIQPSSKYSISKEHDVYYLSISDLNPNDAGCWRCLAINYYGQAQTACELTVYNYTLERYRAPKFLQGLHNIVVSEGASVKFRCKISAHPEGKIIWFKNRQPIKDDNVYKISEESSEIFSLFINEVIREDIGFYMCQAINQAGSSSSEAKLSVETQEKPLSLLERNPLSKEHSQPPEDDEEEQPKYTCMPEFTTKLKNKLAQVDNPIRLSCSVSGVPDPTIQWYKNGEKIHNGLTYVIKNSSGLLTLDIPCVSSKDEGQYVCEASNSHGTVSCSSTISLQGSNRSLSKISDYETPVFLDTPLCCTAACGEDAMFNCVATGHPSPSFKWSKDGINVEDNRRCQVFVDNHGGCRLIIHKVEENDSGLYSCTAHNSAGRTTCSTRLRIVGVSATHSRQTSQERSYSLQKFEKAPDLDVADRMLTPGQPPYFTMMLAKKIELNEGEKLRLDCSIEGIPSPVITWQKGVRQLTYDARHRIIAYGTLQTLEIPAVMITDRGEYIVRAANVFGIIETSCSVTVNKKSKKGYDRQYNKMKGSVSRRSASTEEDTTKLQGITVSHVTIPRGKAPFFVKHLPHTIDVIEGTDVRLDCVVKTQKPVPQIEVTSDRQTIEGGVKSASQTVEPAEKMTPSHVSDYKVTTSAAAAPCSGEEREIDPSFTQKFDDIVVTEGDDAVLECKTSGESDVRWLKDGEALSSSDHITIVCKGGLHQLHIHKCTGDDEAIYTCISSAGGKSASCMAMLSTKRNRESLFDSSYGEDLFKRWEIRLYGESYSRPERHSPQRSPERERRYRSSSQESDRHSRYSRYSESPYNRYPSYGGGSKERYSRYDRFRRSESYDLSQRSESHDQYRRSESFDLGSDYDARYDDNFRRNLRRRTSDSDYSIDTDDETKPWSMRGRHHEKREEKYSKETTDPTSPRPYDELDSTSRTTRETLEQKLQVKETKRISDKSIESVEEKYSALTKSLFADSAGSKETTTDRTEYISSSKEYKTDSIGMEEDKKLEFQDVSYDSSHQKYKLSYETESSDVFVDTEVPTKKVTETPEKVTDVPTEVPEKAADIPVEVPEKVVDVPADVPEKIVDISVEVPEKVADIPIEVPEKVADIPVEVPEKIVDISVEVPEKVADIPTEVPEKVADIPVEVPEKIVDISVEVPEKIVDIPTEIPEKVADVPTEEPEKIVDISFEIPEAVAEIPVEVPEKAADIPVEVFEKVADVPTEEPEKAVDISFEIPETVADIPTELPEKVTDVPAEVPEKAPEVSTDVAEKTADAPTNIAETITDVHVEVREEISEVSTDVAEKTADAPTDIAETITDVHFEVSEEISEVSTDVAEKVHDTPSDMHETVSEVITTDSSEKITDVSTEITEVFEVTTEVTERKSEISTDITEETTSVSADVTELESDIVADVANKEPETITVISETITNVIEKRSNIDTEETGKEVDFSFTVSEENVQVGEKGDVGVTEERTVVVDKQDQEQCFSIAVSDENVNIVSDVTEGQDGKVHMTTEDQEITVEFDSDKFGQLQSEVTVEGVKEKTETVTESYGVETEVKTEKVDIISGEGTHIEVPDTKDVKVVDVHTEVHQQHGGLLTEDEAKEGGVHEEVSYQKTEVYTEKGADGSTKTTEVTSTITEKGSEGSSQTTEVITTTTTKTVKGKYESSEMEGTASEVLSSEVQVEQFDDSVEKEIPNGAESVLVEVKTGLSISPERQQTFSFDFVQDAQGEMESVAGASSSTVEQSFTTETFTENGTEREVTLSHDKEVIIEEYETFSIPPGQNIFVENKSQIEQLCELSEEKRKEIIDSSEREFSLLEQTPDTKLKYTTKSEQENTEYGQWDISEKLVKDGVINTDEALNEKYQQLNQKIEGKQKDHEIISASDDSLTFDNKTGVVSSSLAAAAVHEEKLDTSTKTELHQSEATGEYSNYISSDKEREKPLITDLQSDIGSKSVTESQEVEEINKQRISEISDIHKEEISRKDVEDFAESFVHKIIEEEMKEKSSSTDSSTSKLTKDLKTETGPSDGLAKDNAFEQTATIVNVEPDEELGKVAKDVDKKLKQEYTVEMPVSPDQRNLSVNENISNESQSTFKYEETKLMKDERTVHTSSPVIEEMVSPFDQSEEVHRGIVEEPDEERVVSKSSKKENVFFDTNDFELSNICQDVSKDEVKKITDTPQPPISKDFSDNQEYTKQELDSNRGVQKEETDYKSTEVREKLEFRESPSDSSSKKAAFIHHEDSCEFGFDSETASTDDAADTQFSSSKSRLMYSRRTVQSSDLDNKGYERSFDEVSGVSSTDDLEMNEDASASKFYRRRTFQRQNTDDQLEEDQCYTERPFESWSTSEHYETGRKSYKLGGNIGKEDLPSESDGVWTRKPIFSEDSLSYVSEQASISSESFRGIDTESNRTSSLERQLSEDETFFLRQTSIDSDRLNYQFPDDVNISQRQKFDPEEFFYRQISEDAAYDKQTSKERHSDQRQISEDTSYQRQSSEDAGIRKKQEVKDIEHQSSESSEPSDSQTRHLHRESEDYSVVTKKEYEADGEEEIDESHRTKHLDTAEQSVTEKSETITTTEKSVKESSQITTSTESSEHSKTTTEGGQSPEQQSSRKSKSQSPSQVVASSESTERSKKTTEGSRSPEQPSSRKSKSQSPMPQDAYQIEQLLRAARIKSPTMEEILKDRQFPPVFVKELPRLLEAKIGEDAKMTCVIRYIVKVEWKKMGKKIEKDKRRRMITDDSGNLTLHIKNVQNSDSGIYSCIATESDGTITETQCVLIVRGKKE